In Gasterosteus aculeatus chromosome 15, fGasAcu3.hap1.1, whole genome shotgun sequence, a single genomic region encodes these proteins:
- the exoc5 gene encoding exocyst complex component 5 has product MATTPQLFEEPFDADEYIERLAWRTPGGGSKGGAEAFDPKRLLEEFESHIEELKQLDEKIQRRVEKLEHQCHREAKEFAHKVQDLQRSNQVAFQHFQELDEHISYVATKVCHLGDQLEGVNTPRQRAVEAQRLMTYFNEFLDGDLRSDVFNNPDKIKEAADIIQKLHLIAQELPFDRFADVKAKIASKYHDLERQLIQEFTAAQRMGEIGRMREVAAVLLHFKGYAHCVDVYIKQCQEGAYMRNDVFEDTAALCQRVNKQVGEVFSSPETVMAKLIQNIFENKLQSHVKEKLDKTRHSDVEQYLKNLYDLYTRTTALATKLTEFNLGSDKHTFLSKLIKSIFSSYLESYIEIEREYLRTRGALILQRYYDSKNHQKRPIGTGSIQELKERIRQRTNLPLGPMIDTHGETFLSPELVVNLLQETRHAFERCNRLSDPSDLPKNAFSIFLLLVDHLCVDHIDYALEIGLSAIPSSDAKNANLYFLDVVQQANSIFHLFDKQFNDQLMPLISSSPKLAECLHKKKEVIEQMEVKLDTGIDRTINCMVGQMKHILATEQKKTDFKPEDENNVMIQYTTACSKVCAYVSRQVEHVRKSMDGKNVDTVLTELGVRFHRLIHEHLQQYSYSSMGGMLAICDVAEYRRCAKDFRVPLVLQLFDTLHALCNLLVVAPDNLKQVCSGEQLTNLDRNLLHAFVQLRVDYRSARLGRHFS; this is encoded by the exons ATGGCGACAACACCTCAGCTGTTCGAG GAGCCCTTTGATGCAGATGAGTACATCGAAAGGTTGGCATGGAGGACACCTGGGGGAGGCTCCAAAGGAGGGGCCGAGGCATTCGACCCCAAAAG GCTGTTGGAAGAATTCGAGAGCCACATTGAAGAGCTGAAGCAGTTGGACGAGAAGATCCAGCGGCGAGTGGAGAAGCTTGAGCATCAGTGTCATCGCGAGGCCAAGGAATTTGCCCACAAAGTGCAAGACTTGCAAAGAAGCAACCAG GTGGCCTTTCAACATTTCCAGGAGCTCGATGAGCACATAAGCTATGTGGCGACAAAGGTTTGCCACCTTGGCGACCAGCTGGAGGGGGTGAACACGCCTCGACAGCGGGCCGTGGAGGCTCAGCGTCTAATGACCTACTTCAACGAGTTCTTGGATGGAGACCTACGCAGTGATGTCTTCAATAACCCCGACAAG ATTAAGGAGGCCGCTGATATAATTCAGAAGCTGCATCTCATCGCCCAGGAGCTGCCGTTCGACAG ATTTGCAGATGTCAAGGCAAAAATTGCAA GTAAGTACCATGACCTGGAGAGGCAGTTGATCCAGGAGTTCACAGCTGCCCAGCGCATGGGGGAGATCGGACGTATGCGGGAGGTTGCAGCGGTTCTGTTACATTTCAAG GGCTACGCGCACTGTGTGGATGTCTACATCAAGCAGTGTCAGGAA GGGGCCTACATGAGGAACGATGTGTTCGAGGACACTGCGGCCCTCTGCCAGAGGGTCAACAAGCAGGTGGGGGAGGTCTTCAGCAGCCCAGAGACTGTGATGGCCAAACTCATTCAGAACATCTTTGAAAACAAATTGCAG AGCCACGTCAAAGAAAAACTGGACAAAACACGACACTCTGATGTGGAGCAATACCTTAAGAACCTCTATGATCTCTACACCAG GACCACCGCATTGGCCACTAAACTGACTGAGTTCAACCTCGGCTCGGACAAGCACACTTTCCTGTCTAAGCTGATAAAGAGCATATTCTCCTCATACCTCGAAAGCTACATTGAGATCGAGAGGGAATACCTTCGCACCCGAGGGGCCTTGATTCTGCAGCGCTACTACGACTCCAAGAATCACCAGAAGCGCCCAATCGGCACCGGCAG TATCCAAGAACTGAAGGAGCGGATCAGACAGCGCACCAACCTCCCTCTCGGCCCTATGATTGACACCCATGGGGAGACCTTTCTGTCTCCTGAGCTAGTTGTCAACCTGCTGCAGGAGACGCGTCATGCCTTTGAGAGATGCAACAGG CTTTCAGATCCTTCAGACCTGCCCAAGAATGCCTTCTCCATCTTCCTGCTGCTGGTCGACCATCTGTGTGTGGATCACATTGACTACGCCCTAGAGATTGGCCTCTCAG CAATTCCCTCATCGGATGCCAAGAATGCCAACCTCTACTTCCTGGACGTCGTTCAACAGGCAAACTCTATCTTCCACTTGTTTGACAAGCAGTTTAATGACCAGCTCATGCCTCTTATAAG CTCCTCTCCTAAGTTGGCCGAGTGCCTGCACAAGAAGAAAGAGGTGATTGAGCAGATGGAAGTGAAACTGGACACAGGAATTGACAG AACAATAAACTGCATGGTGGGCCAAATGAAGCACATCTTGGCGACGGAGCAGAAAAAGACCGATTTCAAGCCCGAGGATGAGAACAACGTCATGATCCAGTACACCACA GCTTGCTCCAAGGTATGCGCCTACGTCAGTCGGCAGGTGGAGCATGTGCGGAAGTCCATGGACGGGAAAAACGTGGACACGGTGCTGACAGAGTTGGGCGTTCGTTTTCACCGGCTCATCCACGAGCACCTACAGCAGTACAGCTACAGCTCAATGGGAGGCATGCTGGCCATCTGCGACGTGGCTGAATACCGACGATGCGCCAAGGATTTCAGg GTACCTTTGGTGCTGCAGCTCTTCGACACACTTCACGCCCTCTGCAACCTCCTGGTGGTTGCCCCCGACAACCTGAAGCAGGTTTGTTCAGGTGAGCAGCTGACCAATCTGGACCGAAACCTCCTGCACGCCTTCGTCCAGCTCCGAGTGGACTACCGCTCGGCCAGGCTGGGCCGACACTTCAGTTAA